One part of the Paenibacillus silvisoli genome encodes these proteins:
- the rfbC gene encoding dTDP-4-dehydrorhamnose 3,5-epimerase, whose product MNISQTRLKDVLLVEAAVYGDQRGFFMESYNQELFAKYGIHHTFVQDNHSLSAEAGVLRGLHYQLQPKAQTKLVRVTAGAIYDVVVDLRAGSPTFGMWQGFILSAANKRQLLVPRGFAHGFCTLVPNCEVQYKVDAPYSPEHDRGIAWDDPQLAIDWPAARPILSDKDRKHPPLSGAEHHFTYGGE is encoded by the coding sequence ATGAACATTTCGCAGACGAGGTTAAAGGATGTCCTGCTTGTCGAGGCGGCGGTCTATGGGGATCAACGCGGCTTTTTTATGGAGAGCTACAATCAGGAGCTGTTCGCCAAATACGGCATTCATCATACGTTCGTGCAGGATAATCATTCGCTGTCCGCCGAAGCGGGCGTGCTGCGCGGGCTTCATTATCAGCTTCAGCCGAAGGCGCAGACGAAGCTCGTTCGCGTCACCGCCGGGGCGATTTACGACGTGGTTGTGGATCTTCGCGCCGGGTCGCCGACCTTCGGCATGTGGCAGGGCTTCATCCTGAGCGCCGCGAACAAAAGGCAGCTGCTCGTGCCGCGTGGCTTCGCTCACGGCTTCTGCACGCTTGTGCCGAATTGCGAGGTGCAGTATAAAGTCGACGCGCCGTATTCACCGGAGCACGACCGAGGCATCGCTTGGGACGATCCGCAGCTTGCGATCGATTGGCCGGCGGCGCGGCCGATTTTGTCGGATAAGGACCGGAAGCATCCGCCGTTATCGGGAGCGGAGCATCATTTTACCTACGGAGGTGAGTAG
- the rfbB gene encoding dTDP-glucose 4,6-dehydratase, producing the protein MKMLVTGGAGFIGSNFIHYMAAEHPSYCMVNVDALTYAGNLDNVASLAAHPNYSFVQADIADRAAMERVFAGVGSGGFDAVVNFAAESHVDRSIKQPDIFVRTNVLGTQTLLDLAKQYGVAKFVQVSTDEVYGTLGKTGLFSESTPLAPNSPYSASKAGGDLIARAYHETYGMDINVTRCSNNYGPYQFPEKLIPVMIHRALAGQPLPVYGDGLHVRDWLYVEDHCRAVDLVLHGGRPGEVYNIGGRNERSNLQVVSTILQELGLPESLISFVQDRPGHDRRYAIDADKIRNELGWKPLYDYESGIKATIQWYLNNHEWMARIRSGAYLGDRS; encoded by the coding sequence TTGAAAATGCTAGTGACCGGCGGAGCCGGGTTTATCGGCAGTAACTTCATTCACTATATGGCAGCTGAGCATCCCAGTTACTGCATGGTCAACGTGGATGCCCTAACGTATGCCGGCAATTTGGATAACGTAGCTTCGCTTGCCGCTCATCCGAATTATTCGTTCGTGCAGGCGGATATCGCCGATCGCGCGGCGATGGAGCGGGTGTTTGCCGGTGTCGGCAGCGGCGGTTTCGATGCCGTCGTCAATTTTGCCGCGGAATCGCATGTGGACCGGAGCATTAAGCAGCCGGATATTTTCGTGCGCACGAATGTGCTGGGCACGCAAACGCTGCTCGACCTGGCCAAACAATACGGCGTCGCAAAATTCGTTCAGGTGTCGACGGACGAGGTGTACGGGACGCTCGGGAAAACGGGCTTGTTTTCCGAGTCGACGCCGCTTGCGCCGAACAGCCCTTATTCCGCCAGCAAGGCCGGAGGGGATTTGATCGCCCGCGCTTATCATGAAACGTACGGCATGGATATCAACGTGACGCGCTGCTCGAACAACTACGGCCCTTACCAGTTTCCGGAGAAGCTGATCCCGGTTATGATTCACAGGGCGCTCGCAGGCCAGCCGCTGCCGGTATACGGGGACGGCCTTCATGTGCGCGATTGGCTGTATGTGGAGGATCATTGCCGTGCCGTTGATCTCGTGCTGCATGGAGGACGTCCGGGCGAGGTTTACAATATCGGCGGCCGCAACGAACGGAGCAATCTGCAGGTTGTATCGACGATCCTTCAGGAGCTGGGCCTGCCGGAATCGCTGATTTCGTTCGTGCAGGATCGTCCGGGGCATGACCGCCGCTACGCGATCGATGCGGACAAAATACGGAATGAGCTTGGCTGGAAGCCGCTCTACGACTATGAGTCGGGCATAAAAGCGACGATCCAGTGGTATTTGAACAATCACGAATGGATGGCGCGCATTCGTTCCGGGGCGTATTTAGGTGATCGTTCATGA
- the rfbD gene encoding dTDP-4-dehydrorhamnose reductase encodes MSILVTGAGGQLGKELAHLEVRPGMRMIGLGRSELDITSLEQCRAAMEAHRPDAVIHCAAYTAVDKAESDADEAYRINAMGTRNVALAASACGAKLCYVSTDYVFDGKGGRPYEVEDQTNPQTVYGQTKLAGEQEVRALVESYFIVRTSWVYGPYGANFVKTILKLAGERDRLAVVSDQIGSPTYTLDLAEFLVRLVQTADYGVYHASNTGSCSWHEFAEAIVQEAGLTKVTVDPCSTAEFPRPAARPAYSVMSHAAIERARLEDLRPWRDALRAYLRRA; translated from the coding sequence ATGAGCATCCTTGTAACCGGCGCCGGCGGGCAGCTTGGCAAGGAGCTCGCTCATTTGGAAGTGCGGCCGGGTATGCGGATGATCGGACTCGGGCGAAGCGAGCTGGATATTACGAGCCTGGAGCAGTGCCGCGCGGCGATGGAGGCGCATCGCCCGGATGCGGTCATTCACTGCGCGGCTTACACCGCCGTGGACAAAGCCGAGTCGGATGCGGACGAAGCGTACCGGATCAATGCGATGGGGACGCGCAATGTCGCTTTGGCGGCAAGTGCTTGCGGGGCGAAGCTGTGTTACGTCAGCACCGATTATGTGTTTGACGGAAAAGGCGGCAGGCCGTACGAGGTGGAGGACCAGACTAATCCGCAGACGGTGTATGGCCAGACGAAGCTGGCGGGGGAGCAGGAGGTTCGCGCGCTGGTTGAGAGCTATTTTATAGTACGGACTTCGTGGGTGTACGGACCGTATGGCGCTAACTTTGTCAAAACGATCCTGAAGCTGGCCGGCGAGCGGGACCGGCTTGCCGTCGTAAGCGATCAGATCGGCTCGCCGACGTATACGCTGGATTTGGCCGAGTTTCTGGTGAGGCTCGTTCAAACCGCTGACTATGGCGTCTACCATGCGTCCAATACCGGCAGCTGCTCTTGGCATGAATTTGCCGAGGCGATCGTGCAAGAGGCGGGGCTGACTAAGGTTACGGTCGATCCGTGCTCGACTGCGGAATTTCCGCGCCCGGCTGCGCGGCCGGCTTATTCGGTCATGAGCCATGCCGCGATCGAACGCGCGAGGCTGGAGGATCTGCGGCCTTGGCGTGATGCGCTGCGGGCTTATTTGCGGCGGGCGTGA
- a CDS encoding GNAT family N-acetyltransferase translates to MDVRSFQLADYRPVTELLETVLSEECYEQTMEAFGRQLSWDSELVRVAEVDNEIAGIIIGTIDKGRGYYYRIAVHPNYQRRGLGKELIRSLRGKFEQRHVTKIMVTADEHNEPILSLYESLGYATTDFFRSFQKLSIVAG, encoded by the coding sequence ATGGACGTTCGATCCTTCCAATTAGCTGATTATCGGCCCGTTACGGAATTGCTGGAGACTGTGTTGTCAGAAGAATGTTACGAACAGACGATGGAGGCATTTGGCCGCCAGCTGTCGTGGGACAGCGAGCTTGTCCGTGTCGCTGAAGTAGATAACGAGATTGCAGGCATCATCATCGGGACGATCGACAAAGGCAGAGGGTACTATTACCGAATTGCCGTTCATCCGAATTATCAACGCCGCGGACTCGGCAAAGAATTGATTCGATCGCTTCGCGGGAAGTTTGAGCAACGGCATGTAACGAAAATTATGGTGACGGCGGACGAACATAACGAGCCGATTTTATCGCTTTATGAATCGCTCGGCTATGCGACGACGGACTTTTTCCGTTCCTTTCAGAAACTTAGCATTGTCGCGGGTTAA
- a CDS encoding DUF402 domain-containing protein encodes MTTYRPCVIKSFKNNGHLHRMWLENWQVPAELLASEHAAESMHVFINRQTPIQEADGKQWISRVPAVSFFIPGEWFNVVGLLEEHGVRYYCNVASPLFFRNDVLTYIDYDLDVIVPRGGKAQVVDQEEYEMHKVAYHYSEEVNRKVMEGLHALLKRIEEGQAPFNDALVMAYFEAWHKQMGEV; translated from the coding sequence ATGACAACGTACCGTCCTTGTGTTATCAAGAGCTTCAAAAATAACGGCCATCTGCACCGGATGTGGCTGGAAAACTGGCAGGTGCCGGCAGAGCTGCTGGCAAGCGAGCATGCCGCTGAATCGATGCATGTGTTCATCAACCGCCAAACCCCGATTCAGGAAGCGGACGGCAAGCAGTGGATCAGCCGGGTTCCGGCGGTCTCCTTCTTTATCCCCGGCGAATGGTTCAACGTGGTCGGCCTGCTCGAGGAGCATGGCGTCCGCTATTACTGCAACGTGGCTTCCCCGCTTTTCTTCCGGAATGACGTTCTCACCTACATCGATTACGACCTTGACGTTATTGTGCCCCGCGGAGGCAAGGCGCAAGTCGTGGATCAGGAAGAATATGAAATGCACAAAGTGGCCTATCATTATTCGGAGGAAGTTAACCGAAAAGTAATGGAGGGGCTTCATGCGCTGTTGAAGCGGATTGAGGAAGGCCAAGCTCCGTTCAATGACGCCCTGGTCATGGCATATTTTGAAGCGTGGCACAAACAAATGGGCGAGGTGTAG
- the lepB gene encoding signal peptidase I, protein MNVNSGSETEASQQTERGEFGPRKRTSSSPKKVPKSKPETPRKESKPLSPWVAELRDWVRTLVIAVIVVLGMHYFVFNLSTVEGQSMEPTLYEKEWLFVNKISYLLGSPKLGDVVILKDPSQGSERKEFLVKRIVGMPGDTIEIRQGQLYRNGELVVEPYTDTDIEDLDYGPDKIADGHYFVMGDNRHQNASRDSRSFHSVPRELIEGRADFILWPIAKLNDL, encoded by the coding sequence ATGAACGTCAATTCGGGTTCGGAAACGGAAGCTTCGCAGCAGACGGAGCGTGGGGAATTCGGACCGCGCAAACGGACAAGCTCTTCTCCGAAGAAAGTGCCGAAAAGCAAACCGGAGACGCCGCGGAAAGAGTCGAAGCCGCTGTCTCCTTGGGTTGCCGAGCTGCGCGATTGGGTGCGCACGCTGGTGATCGCAGTCATCGTTGTCCTTGGCATGCATTATTTTGTCTTCAATCTCTCGACGGTTGAAGGGCAATCGATGGAGCCGACCTTGTACGAGAAGGAATGGCTGTTCGTGAACAAAATCTCCTATCTGCTCGGTTCGCCCAAGCTGGGAGATGTGGTGATCCTGAAGGATCCGTCGCAGGGATCGGAGCGCAAGGAGTTCCTTGTGAAGCGGATCGTCGGCATGCCTGGGGACACGATCGAGATCCGGCAAGGCCAATTGTACCGCAATGGGGAGCTTGTCGTAGAGCCGTACACGGATACGGATATCGAGGATTTGGATTACGGACCTGATAAAATCGCGGACGGACACTATTTCGTCATGGGCGACAACAGACATCAGAATGCGAGCCGCGACAGCCGCTCGTTCCATTCCGTACCGCGGGAGCTTATTGAAGGCCGGGCGGATTTCATCCTATGGCCGATTGCGAAATTGAACGATTTGTAG
- the queG gene encoding tRNA epoxyqueuosine(34) reductase QueG, with the protein MSMTLMDWEQLKAEMKDAAASLGIDKIGIASAEPFTELRQKLERHRELRYESGFEEPDLAKRTEPSLLFEDPQSIIAIAVAYPSKLQDPPKSEPGARRGILSRSAWGDDYHGVLRERLRRLEAWLLERVPEGRFLSMVDTGALSDRAVAERGGIGWIGSNCSIITPEWGSWVYLGEMITNLPLPPDAPVTESCGSCTACIDACPTDALVAPGQLNSQRCISFVTQTKGIVSDELMRKIGNRLYGCDTCQIVCPENKGKNATHHPELIPDNEKVKPLLVPLLSMGNREFKEQYGTSSSAWRGRKPIQRNAVIALGNFKDASAVPELAEVLRADPRFELRATAAWSLGRIGGEGAADALREAQQREKDETVRESIRDALSGMTAST; encoded by the coding sequence ATGAGCATGACCTTAATGGATTGGGAACAGTTAAAAGCCGAGATGAAGGACGCTGCGGCGAGCCTTGGCATAGACAAAATCGGAATCGCTTCCGCGGAACCGTTCACCGAGCTCAGACAGAAGCTGGAGCGGCATCGGGAGCTCCGCTACGAGTCCGGCTTCGAGGAACCGGATCTGGCGAAACGGACGGAACCTTCGCTGCTGTTTGAAGATCCGCAATCCATTATCGCCATCGCGGTCGCGTATCCGTCGAAGCTGCAGGATCCGCCGAAGTCGGAGCCTGGCGCTAGACGCGGCATTCTGTCGCGCTCCGCTTGGGGCGATGACTATCACGGCGTCCTGCGCGAGCGGCTGCGGAGGCTGGAGGCGTGGCTGCTGGAACGCGTGCCGGAAGGGCGCTTCCTCAGCATGGTCGATACGGGCGCGCTTTCGGATCGCGCCGTTGCGGAGCGGGGCGGCATCGGCTGGATCGGCAGCAACTGCTCCATCATTACGCCGGAATGGGGCTCGTGGGTATACCTCGGCGAAATGATCACGAATTTGCCGCTGCCGCCGGATGCGCCGGTAACGGAAAGCTGCGGCAGCTGCACGGCGTGCATCGACGCTTGTCCGACCGATGCGCTTGTCGCGCCGGGCCAGCTGAATTCGCAGCGCTGCATTTCGTTCGTTACGCAGACGAAAGGCATCGTTTCGGACGAGCTGATGCGCAAGATCGGCAATCGGCTGTACGGCTGCGATACTTGCCAGATCGTGTGCCCGGAAAACAAAGGCAAGAACGCGACGCACCATCCCGAGCTGATACCGGATAACGAGAAAGTGAAGCCGCTTCTTGTGCCCCTGCTGAGCATGGGCAATCGGGAGTTCAAGGAGCAGTACGGCACTAGCTCCTCGGCGTGGCGCGGGCGTAAGCCGATTCAGCGCAATGCGGTTATCGCGCTCGGCAACTTCAAGGACGCAAGCGCGGTACCGGAGCTTGCGGAGGTGCTGCGTGCCGACCCGCGCTTCGAGCTGCGCGCGACAGCGGCTTGGTCGCTGGGCCGTATCGGCGGCGAAGGGGCGGCGGATGCGCTCCGCGAGGCGCAGCAGCGGGAGAAGGATGAGACCGTGCGGGAGTCGATCAGGGATGCGCTCTCGGGCATGACAGCTTCGACATAA
- a CDS encoding HD-GYP domain-containing protein: MRYVDMEQVEPGHILGKTIYAVNGTVLLSANVQLTVFMISTLKRIGVTSVYIKDASMPQVEEQEEILSEETKVAIIRQMAESMDAIRSGKDLNSRSISLAIEDLLYDVMNNREVLVHLNDIRTKDNAMYIHAMNVCMVSALLGVGLYFNQVQLKELAIGALLHDVGKAAAEAGADDPEPKTHTWRGFELLKAKREFSLLIAHVAFQHHEHVDGNGAPRGLNRDQIHLYSRIVAVANTYDNLLQRGGADGSPLLPHEACERMMAMSGTKLDHEVLTQFMRIVSIYPNGISVRLTTKETGIVVGQHRGLPSRPIVRVLERESNDSVGSREIDLAKHTTVFIEQVLG; the protein is encoded by the coding sequence ATGAGGTATGTCGATATGGAACAGGTGGAGCCGGGCCATATTCTCGGAAAGACGATCTATGCCGTCAACGGCACGGTGCTGCTTTCCGCGAATGTTCAGCTCACCGTATTTATGATCAGCACCTTGAAGCGTATCGGCGTAACCAGTGTATATATTAAAGACGCAAGTATGCCGCAGGTCGAGGAACAGGAAGAAATTTTGTCGGAGGAAACGAAGGTTGCCATCATTCGGCAGATGGCCGAGTCGATGGATGCGATCCGTTCCGGCAAAGATTTGAACTCCCGTTCCATCAGCCTTGCCATCGAGGATCTGCTGTACGACGTGATGAACAACCGCGAGGTGCTCGTTCATTTGAACGACATCCGGACGAAAGACAACGCGATGTATATCCATGCGATGAACGTGTGCATGGTTTCGGCACTGCTCGGCGTCGGCCTTTACTTCAATCAAGTGCAGCTGAAGGAGCTCGCCATCGGCGCGCTGCTGCACGATGTGGGCAAAGCCGCGGCTGAGGCGGGCGCCGATGATCCCGAGCCGAAGACGCATACGTGGAGAGGCTTCGAGCTGCTGAAGGCGAAGCGGGAATTCAGCTTGCTCATCGCGCACGTGGCGTTCCAGCATCATGAGCATGTCGATGGCAACGGCGCGCCTCGCGGCCTTAACCGCGATCAAATCCATCTGTATTCCAGAATCGTGGCGGTCGCCAACACATACGATAATTTGCTTCAGCGCGGCGGCGCGGACGGATCGCCGCTGCTCCCGCATGAAGCGTGCGAGCGAATGATGGCGATGTCGGGCACCAAGCTGGATCACGAGGTGCTGACGCAGTTTATGCGCATCGTCTCGATCTATCCGAACGGCATTTCGGTCCGATTGACGACGAAGGAGACGGGCATTGTCGTCGGTCAGCACCGGGGTTTGCCGAGCCGGCCGATCGTACGGGTGCTGGAGCGCGAGTCGAATGATTCGGTGGGCAGCCGGGAAATCGATTTGGCGAAGCATACGACGGTGTTTATTGAGCAGGTGCTGGGGTAG
- a CDS encoding AraC family transcriptional regulator: protein MMDTYYASRIGQQDLEVIEIGTQRCDPDYQVGPSVRDFYILHYVHSGQGTLESNGQTFTVQEGQLFLVYPHRITKYAASRELPWQYSWIGFQGSLSERLLTEAGFSFHHPVVDGRSELIEPLYRGLWPSQHQAKGIESKLTGSLYGLLGELSAMNTEAGAGDAVADAEQYTTRAAAFIHTHYAGKISLTDIARHVGLDSKYLCRLFNLHMRTSPYRYLMDVRMTNACRLMKQPELSISDISRSVGYQDPLLFSRMFKKAKGVSPAAYRKQIEPQK from the coding sequence ATGATGGACACTTACTATGCCTCGCGAATCGGCCAGCAGGACCTTGAGGTCATTGAAATCGGCACGCAGCGCTGCGATCCGGACTATCAGGTCGGTCCGTCCGTCCGCGACTTTTATATTTTGCATTACGTCCATAGCGGACAAGGGACGCTCGAATCGAACGGACAAACGTTTACCGTGCAGGAGGGCCAGCTTTTCCTTGTGTACCCGCATCGGATTACCAAATACGCCGCTAGCCGCGAGCTCCCCTGGCAATACAGCTGGATCGGCTTTCAAGGGAGCTTGTCCGAGCGGTTGCTGACGGAAGCCGGGTTTTCCTTTCATCATCCCGTCGTTGACGGGCGGTCTGAGCTGATCGAGCCGTTGTATCGCGGGTTATGGCCGTCGCAGCATCAAGCGAAAGGGATCGAATCCAAACTGACCGGCAGCTTATACGGCTTGCTCGGCGAGCTCTCCGCCATGAACACGGAAGCCGGAGCCGGTGACGCCGTTGCGGATGCGGAGCAGTACACGACCCGCGCCGCCGCGTTTATCCATACTCATTACGCCGGCAAAATCAGCCTCACCGACATCGCCCGCCACGTCGGCTTGGACAGCAAATATTTGTGCCGGCTGTTCAATCTGCATATGCGTACCTCCCCCTACCGCTATCTCATGGACGTCCGCATGACGAACGCCTGCCGGCTCATGAAGCAGCCGGAGCTTAGTATTTCGGACATTTCGCGCTCGGTCGGGTACCAGGATCCGCTGTTATTTTCGCGGATGTTCAAGAAGGCGAAGGGCGTGTCGCCAGCGGCTTACAGGAAGCAGATCGAGCCGCAGAAATGA
- a CDS encoding alpha-galactosidase, with the protein MQVQNRFYKLLTDPAGSGSLWGIQLLETGKTLGIEAPSVEIDGQVRSFAGIRLAPAGTPQTITTGVTQYIFAGSDSDGFQVQLTVRVADDNPVIRFKYSISSAITGSRLTKESGKDKLAYMAVSFAEASKVKEVRLSEFNELLHSFVLAEHEVKGSAFENRLRPMGPILVGETTDGHAILTAYEHGSQVPDAYVAFQLEPGGHARLEAVKGNYFAGQPIGDGGRYETIWLQAALIEGDEETLARHYRSFVLHAMSPNAESRKPYIYYNTWAFQERNKFWNGKTYLDSMNEERILAEIDVAYRMGIEVFVIDTGWYVKTGDWEANRQRFSDGLRSVKAKLDGYGMKLGLWFDPLAAGITSRILQGNEGSVLSWKGIKNVPHEIWETEKSHKMCLVSEYKDVFADELIRLVRELGVTYFKWDAIGQYGCSDPSHHHGTEVNSDVERADCYAFSIGRAMSDIVDRLCSVCPEAIVDFDITEGHRYVGLGFLSSGKYFLINNGPYYHNYNIPCPEDKWINIFVYPGPARPWICRTPLTFDKWIPSVLFLTHYLPDDPEDSQVVNVASLILGQNGIWGDLLTVSDTGVSLIGDLLAGYKQVRNDITEAYPVIVGKPGGSPEIYEKVNHANGRGALVVFSNVAGAFTYVTESAPSRTYWAQEGVTIRYDDNGRAVVELAFTKPGSAKIIYFGIDSLNG; encoded by the coding sequence ATGCAGGTACAAAACCGGTTTTATAAATTGCTTACGGATCCAGCGGGCAGCGGCTCGCTATGGGGCATTCAGCTGCTGGAGACAGGAAAGACGCTCGGCATCGAGGCGCCATCCGTTGAAATCGACGGACAAGTCCGTTCGTTTGCCGGCATTCGGCTGGCTCCCGCAGGTACTCCTCAGACGATCACAACAGGCGTCACGCAGTATATTTTCGCAGGCAGCGACAGCGATGGCTTTCAAGTGCAGCTCACCGTACGCGTAGCCGACGACAATCCGGTCATCCGTTTCAAGTATAGTATCAGCAGCGCCATCACGGGCAGCCGACTGACCAAGGAGAGCGGCAAAGACAAGCTGGCTTATATGGCCGTTTCTTTCGCGGAAGCGTCGAAGGTGAAGGAGGTGCGCTTGTCGGAGTTTAACGAGCTGCTGCACAGCTTCGTCCTCGCGGAGCACGAGGTGAAGGGCAGCGCGTTCGAGAACCGGCTGCGGCCGATGGGGCCGATTCTGGTCGGCGAAACGACCGACGGTCATGCCATCCTGACGGCGTACGAGCATGGGTCCCAAGTGCCGGACGCCTATGTCGCGTTTCAATTGGAGCCGGGCGGCCACGCGAGACTCGAAGCGGTCAAAGGCAACTATTTCGCCGGGCAGCCGATCGGAGACGGCGGGCGCTACGAGACGATTTGGCTGCAAGCCGCGCTGATCGAAGGCGATGAAGAGACGCTGGCGCGGCATTACCGCTCGTTCGTGCTGCACGCGATGAGCCCGAACGCGGAGAGCCGGAAGCCTTACATCTACTACAACACGTGGGCGTTCCAGGAGCGGAACAAGTTTTGGAACGGCAAAACATATTTGGATTCGATGAACGAGGAACGCATTCTGGCGGAAATCGACGTCGCGTACCGGATGGGCATCGAGGTGTTCGTCATCGACACGGGCTGGTACGTGAAAACGGGCGATTGGGAAGCGAACAGACAGCGCTTTAGCGACGGACTGCGAAGCGTCAAAGCGAAGCTGGACGGCTACGGCATGAAGCTCGGGCTCTGGTTCGATCCGCTGGCCGCGGGTATTACAAGCCGAATTCTCCAAGGCAACGAAGGCTCGGTTCTATCCTGGAAAGGGATCAAGAACGTGCCGCACGAAATATGGGAAACCGAGAAGAGCCACAAAATGTGTCTGGTCAGCGAGTACAAAGACGTATTCGCCGACGAGCTGATCCGGCTTGTCCGCGAGCTTGGCGTCACGTACTTCAAGTGGGATGCCATCGGACAGTACGGCTGCTCCGATCCATCGCATCATCATGGCACGGAGGTGAACAGCGACGTGGAGCGGGCGGATTGCTATGCCTTCTCGATCGGCCGGGCCATGTCCGACATCGTCGACCGGCTGTGCTCCGTCTGTCCGGAGGCGATCGTCGACTTCGACATAACGGAAGGACACCGCTACGTCGGGCTTGGCTTCTTGTCGTCCGGGAAATATTTTCTCATCAATAACGGCCCTTATTATCACAATTACAACATCCCTTGTCCGGAGGACAAATGGATTAATATTTTTGTCTATCCGGGGCCGGCCCGTCCATGGATATGCCGTACGCCGCTGACCTTCGACAAGTGGATTCCGTCCGTCCTGTTCCTCACCCACTACTTGCCGGATGATCCCGAAGACTCGCAGGTGGTCAACGTCGCATCGCTCATTCTTGGACAAAACGGCATTTGGGGCGACTTGCTGACCGTTTCCGATACGGGCGTGAGCTTAATCGGCGATCTTCTTGCCGGCTACAAGCAAGTACGAAACGACATCACCGAGGCGTATCCGGTTATCGTCGGCAAGCCTGGCGGCAGCCCCGAAATTTATGAAAAGGTGAACCATGCCAACGGACGGGGAGCGCTCGTCGTGTTCTCGAACGTGGCAGGAGCCTTCACGTACGTTACGGAGTCGGCTCCGTCACGGACATACTGGGCGCAAGAAGGCGTAACGATCCGTTACGATGATAACGGCCGCGCGGTCGTCGAGCTGGCCTTCACCAAACCGGGCTCCGCCAAAATCATCTATTTCGGCATCGACAGCCTGAACGGGTAA
- a CDS encoding YneF family protein, translated as MWTAIISIITLIVGAVGGFFAGVYYLRKQLEKMQNDPEMLKKMAKQMGYNMNNQQMQKAQQMMKNQQFTKGPGKRR; from the coding sequence ATGTGGACGGCAATAATTTCGATCATTACGCTCATCGTCGGCGCTGTCGGCGGCTTCTTCGCCGGCGTCTACTACTTGCGCAAGCAGCTGGAGAAGATGCAAAACGATCCGGAAATGCTGAAGAAGATGGCGAAGCAAATGGGCTACAATATGAATAACCAGCAAATGCAGAAGGCGCAGCAAATGATGAAGAACCAGCAATTTACGAAGGGACCGGGCAAGCGGAGATAA
- the folE gene encoding GTP cyclohydrolase I FolE produces the protein MAGKKDYVNSAVSANRDKIEHHIREILALIGENVEREGLLETPARVTRMYEEIFAGYEVDPREVLGVTFDEQHEELVIVRDIVYYSQCEHHMAPFFGKAHIGYIPSGKIAGLSKLARLVEAVSRRLQVQERITTQIADIMDEVLQPHGVMVVVEGEHLCMCARGVKKPGSKTVTSAVRGEFRTSPALRSEFLSLLKQ, from the coding sequence ATGGCGGGAAAGAAAGATTACGTCAATTCAGCCGTTTCAGCGAACCGGGACAAAATCGAGCATCATATTCGCGAAATTCTCGCGTTGATCGGCGAGAATGTCGAGCGGGAAGGATTGCTCGAAACGCCGGCCCGCGTGACGCGGATGTATGAGGAGATTTTCGCCGGCTACGAGGTGGACCCTCGCGAAGTGCTGGGCGTCACGTTCGACGAGCAGCACGAAGAGCTAGTCATTGTACGGGATATCGTATACTACAGCCAGTGCGAGCACCACATGGCGCCGTTCTTCGGCAAGGCGCACATCGGCTACATCCCAAGCGGCAAGATCGCCGGTCTAAGCAAGCTGGCGCGCTTGGTCGAGGCGGTATCGCGCCGTCTTCAAGTGCAAGAGCGCATTACGACGCAGATCGCGGATATTATGGACGAGGTGCTGCAGCCGCACGGCGTTATGGTCGTCGTGGAAGGCGAGCATTTGTGCATGTGCGCGCGCGGCGTGAAGAAGCCCGGCAGCAAGACGGTGACGTCGGCTGTGCGCGGCGAATTCCGCACAAGCCCGGCGCTTCGCTCGGAGTTTCTATCGTTGCTTAAGCAATAA